From Spiroplasma endosymbiont of Amphimallon solstitiale:
TATCCATCAAATTGATATACCTCAGCACTACCCCCCTCAATCAGGTTGAGTTGAACATGATGCACTTGGAATTTGAAATAATCAATTAACAACAATGCAACAAGCTTTAAATAAAAGTAATATTAAATCTAATCAAATTGAAGCAATTGGTATTACTAATCAACGTGAAACAACAGTAGTATGAAATCGTGATACAGGTTTACCAATTTATAACGCTATTGTTTGACAAGATCGCAGAACAGCAGATTACTGTGAAGAATTAACAAAAAAAGGATGAAAAGAAAAAATTCATAAAAAAACCGGCTTACTAATTGATTCTTATTTTTCTGCTACTAAAATAAAATGAATTTTAGATAATGTTAAAAATGCACGTGAATTAGCAAAAAAAGGAAAACTAGCTTTTGGTACTATTGATAGTTGATTAATTTATAAAATGACAAATGGTATTGAAAATAATGTTGAAAAAACTAAACATGTTATTGACATTACAAATGCTTCACGAACAATGTTATTCAACATTAATACTAAAAAATGAGATGAAGAATTACTAGAATTATTTGATATTCCTAAAAATATGTTACCAGAAGTAGTTCCCAGTTCAGGTAAAATTGGAACTACTTATAAAGGAATGTTATTCCAAAATGATGAGCAAGAAATTCCTATTACTGCTGCAATTGGTGATCAACAAGCTGCATTATTTGGTCAATTATGTTTAACACCTGGTGAAATCAAAAATACTTATGGTACTGGTTGTTTTATTTTAATGAACATTGGAAATACTCCTCTTTTTTCAAAACAAGGTTTACTAACGACTATTGCTTATCAAATATCAGGCGAAGAACCAGTTTTTGCTTTAGAAGGTTCAGTTTTTATTGCAGGAGCTGCTGTTCAATTTT
This genomic window contains:
- the glpK gene encoding glycerol kinase GlpK, which gives rise to MSEEKKYIMALDEGTSSCRTLIIDKEGKITGIHQIDIPQHYPPQSGWVEHDALGIWNNQLTTMQQALNKSNIKSNQIEAIGITNQRETTVVWNRDTGLPIYNAIVWQDRRTADYCEELTKKGWKEKIHKKTGLLIDSYFSATKIKWILDNVKNARELAKKGKLAFGTIDSWLIYKMTNGIENNVEKTKHVIDITNASRTMLFNINTKKWDEELLELFDIPKNMLPEVVPSSGKIGTTYKGMLFQNDEQEIPITAAIGDQQAALFGQLCLTPGEIKNTYGTGCFILMNIGNTPLFSKQGLLTTIAYQISGEEPVFALEGSVFIAGAAVQFLRDQLRMLYRSDESLWYSQIVDPKEEQRIYIVPAFVGLGAPYWDSTARGAIFGLERGTKREHIVKGTIESLAYQSQDVILAMQADVKLNKDLKDLKIKIKVDGGASNNSYIMQFQSDISRTNLIKPKNTETTAMGTAYLAGLAIGFWNINDIKKINKIEKEYKPIMTEKKAETFYKGWQEAVKRTRGWTTSIK